A genomic stretch from Spiroplasma endosymbiont of Clivina fossor includes:
- a CDS encoding transposase family protein: MKFKKNNQISDKNFLRLTGIKHTTFNKMLEILKIEELKKRFRRGRTNKLSLENRILMTLEYWREYRTYFHIAKSYDISESSCYRNIKWIEDTLIKHPNFQQLTGQKSLLKDYFKDKTVIIDVTESQIQRPKKDKNSTTQEKRKNTQ; encoded by the coding sequence ATGAAATTTAAAAAAAATAATCAAATAAGTGATAAAAATTTTTTAAGATTAACTGGTATTAAACATACTACTTTTAATAAAATGCTAGAAATTTTAAAAATAGAAGAATTAAAAAAGAGATTTCGTCGCGGAAGAACCAATAAATTATCATTAGAAAATCGTATTTTAATGACTTTAGAATATTGAAGAGAATATAGAACTTATTTTCATATTGCAAAAAGTTATGATATTAGTGAAAGTAGTTGTTATAGAAATATCAAATGAATTGAAGACACTTTAATAAAACACCCTAATTTTCAACAACTTACTGGTCAAAAATCACTATTAAAAGATTATTTCAAAGATAAGACTGTTATAATTGATGTAACTGAAAGCCAAATCCAACGCCCAAAAAAAGACAAAAACAGCACTACTCAGGAAAAAAGAAAAAACACACAATAA
- a CDS encoding transposase family protein gives MKTQVIIEKDSKKIISSDFSYGKNHDFKILKDSKIKFLPETTVLVDLGYQGIQKINHNVLIPKRKSKKNPLNKEEKQNNERISKMRIVIENVFAILKKFKIISEKYRNRRKRFALRFNLIASIYNLQLLV, from the coding sequence ATAAAAACACAAGTTATAATTGAAAAAGATAGTAAAAAAATTATTAGTTCTGATTTTTCTTATGGTAAAAACCATGACTTTAAAATTTTAAAAGATTCAAAAATTAAATTTTTACCAGAAACAACTGTTTTAGTGGATTTAGGTTATCAAGGCATACAAAAAATTAATCATAATGTTTTAATTCCTAAAAGAAAATCAAAGAAAAACCCTTTAAATAAAGAAGAAAAGCAAAATAATGAGCGAATTTCAAAAATGAGAATTGTTATTGAAAATGTTTTTGCTATACTTAAAAAATTTAAAATTATTAGTGAAAAATATCGAAATCGTAGAAAAAGATTTGCTTTAAGATTTAATTTAATAGCTTCAATTTATAATTTACAACTATTAGTTTAA
- a CDS encoding helix-turn-helix domain-containing protein — MEFKWNLKKNNQISDKNFLRLTGIKHTTFNKMLEILKIEELKKRFRRGKTNKLSLENRILMTLEYWREYRTYFHIAKSYDISESSCYRNIKWIEDTLIKHPNFQQLTGQKSLLKDYFKDKTVIIDVTESQIQRPKKDKNSTTQEKRKNTQ, encoded by the coding sequence GTGGAATTTAAATGAAATTTAAAAAAAAATAATCAAATAAGTGATAAAAATTTTTTAAGATTAACTGGTATTAAACATACTACTTTTAATAAAATGCTAGAAATTTTAAAAATAGAAGAATTAAAAAAGAGATTTCGTCGCGGAAAAACCAATAAATTATCATTAGAAAATCGTATTTTAATGACTTTAGAATATTGAAGAGAATATAGAACTTATTTTCATATTGCAAAAAGTTATGATATTAGTGAAAGTAGTTGTTATAGAAATATCAAATGAATTGAAGACACTTTAATAAAACACCCTAATTTTCAACAACTTACTGGTCAAAAATCACTATTAAAAGATTATTTCAAAGATAAGACTGTTATAATTGATGTAACTGAAAGCCAAATCCAACGCCCAAAAAAAGACAAAAACAGCACTACTCAGGAAAAAAGAAAAAACACACAATAA
- the metK gene encoding methionine adenosyltransferase encodes MEECMRKILFTSESVNEGHPDKICDQIADAILDACLKQDPQTRLACEVFITTNMVIIGGEIKSSAIVNYEAIARKVICDIGYIDEKIGINGNNCHIQVLIHSQSQDIIRGVEHNHQLAAGDQGIIFGYATNETKTYMPLAIQIAHDLVHLASSLRKNQEFKDACPDMKSQVTIDYTNRYQPKIDTILMSIQHHPDYNESEFKTFIHQKIMLVIAKKYKLNFDFKFLINPTGRFVIGGPYGDTGLTGRKIIVDTYGGYARSGGGAFSGKDATKVDRTAAYMARKVAKHIVALNWADKCEIQLAYAIGMKAPIAVYIETFNTEKIALNIISDAISAVFDFSIQGMIDCLQLMQPIYQKTAVYGHFGKDDNFSWEKLDCLEQLKDYIKDK; translated from the coding sequence ATGGAGGAATGTATGAGAAAAATATTATTTACTAGTGAATCTGTTAATGAAGGACATCCTGATAAGATTTGTGATCAAATAGCTGATGCTATTTTGGATGCTTGTTTAAAACAAGACCCGCAAACAAGACTAGCTTGTGAAGTGTTTATTACTACTAATATGGTTATTATTGGTGGCGAAATTAAATCATCAGCAATTGTAAATTATGAAGCGATTGCTAGAAAAGTTATTTGTGATATTGGTTATATTGATGAAAAAATTGGTATTAATGGTAATAATTGTCATATTCAAGTATTAATTCATAGTCAGTCACAAGATATTATTCGTGGTGTGGAACATAATCATCAATTAGCAGCAGGCGATCAAGGAATTATTTTTGGTTATGCTACTAATGAAACTAAAACTTATATGCCGTTAGCTATTCAAATTGCTCATGATTTAGTACATTTAGCTTCTTCTTTAAGAAAAAATCAAGAATTTAAAGATGCGTGCCCTGATATGAAATCACAAGTAACGATTGATTATACTAATCGGTACCAACCTAAAATTGATACGATTTTAATGTCAATTCAGCATCATCCTGATTATAATGAAAGTGAATTTAAAACCTTTATTCATCAAAAAATTATGCTAGTTATTGCTAAGAAATATAAGTTAAATTTTGATTTTAAATTTTTGATTAATCCGACAGGAAGATTTGTTATTGGTGGACCTTATGGTGATACGGGATTAACAGGAAGAAAAATTATTGTGGATACTTATGGTGGATATGCTCGTAGTGGTGGTGGTGCTTTTTCTGGTAAAGATGCTACTAAAGTTGATCGGACAGCTGCTTATATGGCAAGAAAAGTTGCTAAACATATTGTTGCTTTAAATTGGGCTGATAAATGTGAAATTCAATTGGCATATGCTATTGGTATGAAAGCTCCGATTGCTGTTTATATTGAGACATTTAATACTGAAAAGATTGCTCTTAATATAATTAGTGATGCCATTAGTGCTGTTTTTGATTTTTCAATTCAAGGAATGATTGATTGTTTGCAGTTAATGCAACCGATTTATCAAAAAACTGCTGTTTATGGTCATTTTGGTAAAGATGATAATTTTAGTTGAGAAAAACTGGACTGTTTAGAACAATTAAAAGATTATATTAAAGATAAGTAA